A section of the Brachyhypopomus gauderio isolate BG-103 chromosome 13, BGAUD_0.2, whole genome shotgun sequence genome encodes:
- the LOC143473569 gene encoding uncharacterized protein LOC143473569 isoform X2 yields the protein MSKQMRKTAEELPAEGRDVSAPSVKSKQAKKDFSPCGNFVSTSGTNPAVLTEEHWQELRNTLPCNMKMEDFIDVLEKISAWVKVAVKEVVAPGFESGLLGVRSSAGICISSSPHEVEHGKTHDSEGWWCDVASRSSTASLPEPLGVIFDISKDKIFSLIHGEVTRAIMNMLPPETKRYLNMKETVSVMSAIVDDSLKQMNSSLREIYCTPDLYESVRLSVSHIEYVAHHLMLGVMTRMLGFLEFCIITSWSSDIRGFPTHIHDELDELLPLVTSATVGATVEHMLSVCSEGTSNDVAGDVSDRPLWDFLQAVSKHISSAALSGKTSSSIDRIMQLLEYSKPRPRSERILESIIFSSTNEDHNMGMFNNVNTHGLFSMSCETFQLEASKRVSNVIMSVTSELTKVSQVSIFKNADLSSPPVSEASLKSNAFASAVSIVNGITDALRSSFEEDLLKIARPSTDPALYKSQVQLVSEKVLRSTQAKLKDALVTNLLIRADVIMAAQSSGSKCYNLLLNSKNITKSIIECMLSVLPFSEVHIPGQLIARDFLTSLKERLEVLCMRPMLTSSDIHLEALSDFITVDSFEVIAEKLISSGPLKQNEKSECSWKALESILSIDSLRQSSQELIPIVGNLMLGRIAALDQEKAQMSCGGTRSVLSDTDLSNEALQSGIVRSFVKTATEKLLQQCLGLKTCTKPDTASFFERYSFGSPSVREADLEVRQSQQRCCFELSAVIAHTVISDLTGITTSQSEQDHTGSALPKKKSSCRWFRFPRFLKLRFKKWTKKVRFHTEDQVVDKHIPDAPSTSDKTIPKIRRKSLRTRLATAFTKIWRKSGESPT from the exons ACAGCAGAAGAGCTTCCTGCTGAGGGCCGTGATGTGTCTGCCCCCAGCGTGAAAAGCAAGCAGGCAAAGAAAGACTTTTCTCCATGTGGGAACTTCGTATCCACCTCTGGGACTAATCCAGCTGTTCTAACTGAAGA acATTGGCAAGAGCTGAGGAACACACTGCCATGCAAT atgaaaatggaggatttcATTGACGTGCTGGAAAAAATCTCAGCATGGGTGAAAGTAGCTGTGAAGGAGGTGGTTGCTCCAGGTTTTGAGTCAGGCCTGTTAGGGGTGAGGTCCTCAGCAGGAATCTGCATCTCCAGCAGCCCTCATGAGGTGGAGCATGGAAAGACACATGATTCAGAAGGTTGGTG GTGTGATGTGGCCTCAAGAAGCAGCACAGCATCTCTGCCAGAGCCTCTCGGGGTCATCTTTGACATCTCAAAGGACAAGATCTTCAGCCTGATCCACGGAGAGGTCACGAGGGCCATTATGAATATGTTGCCACCTGAGACAAAACGTTATCTCAACATGAAAGAGACCGTCAGCGTCATGTCCGCTATTGTGGATGACTCCCTAAAACAG ATGAACTCATCTCTTCGGGAGATTTATTGCACTCCTGACCTCTATGAAAGTGTTAGACTGTCTGTAAGCCACATTGAGTACGTTGCCCACCATCTGATGCTTGGAGTTATGACCAGAATGCTGGGTTTTCTGGAATTCTGCATAATCACAAGCTGGTCAAGTGACATTCGAGGTttccccacacacattcatgacgagctggatgagttgctgcctTTGGTCACATCGGCAACAGTAGGTGCAACTGTTGAGCACATGTTGAGCGTCTGCAGTGAGGGAACATCAAATGATGTTGCTGGAGATGTCTCAGACAGACCCCTGTGGGACTTCCTACAGGCTGTGTCTAAACACATCAGCTCTGCAGCTCTGAGTGGCAAAACCTCATCCTCAATTGACCGGATTATGCAGTTGCTGGAGTACAGCAAGCCGAGACCCCGTTCTGAAAGGATCTTGGAGAGTATCATTTTCAGCAGCACAAATGAAGATCATAACATGGGCATGTTCAATAATGTGAACACACATGGGCTCTTCAGTATGTCCTGTGAGACTTTCCAGCTCGAGGCTTCCAAGAGGGTTAGCAATGTCATTATGAGTGTTACCTCAGAGCTCACAAAAGTATCCCAGGTGTCAATCTTCAAAAATGCAGATTTGAGCTCACCTCCAGTTTCTGAAGCTTCCCTCAAAAGTAATGCCTTTGCTTCAGCAGTATCGATTGTAAATGGAATTACCGATGCACTCAGAAGCTCTTTTGAGGAGGATTTGTTAAAGATAGCTCGTCCATCCACTGACCCAGCACTGTACAAATCTCAAGTGCAGCTGGTATCAGAAAAGGTCCTGAGGTCCACCCAGGCTAAACTTAAAGATGCTTTGGTGACAAACCTCCTCATCAGGGCTGATGTAATTATGGCAGCCCAATCCAGTGGCAGTAAGTGCTACAACCTACTGCTGAACTCGAAAAACATCACAAAGAGCATTATTGAATGCATGTTGTCAGTGCTTCCATTCTCTGAAGTGCACATTCCTGGACAACTAATAGCAAGGGATTTTTTAACATCTCTGAAGGAAAGGCTGGAGGTTTTATGCATGAGGCCGATGTTAACCTCATCTGACATTCATTTAGAAGCCCTCAGTGACTTCATAACTGTAGACAGTTTTGAAGTAATTGCTGAGAAATTGATCAGCAGTGGTCCCCTTAAGCAAAATGAGAAGTCTGAGTGTTCCTGGAAAGCACTGGAAAGCATACTCTCCATAGACTCCCTCAGGCAGTCCTCCCAGGAGCTCATCCCTATAGTGGGGAACTTGATGCTGGGAAGGATTGCGGCTCTGGACCAAGAAAAAGCACAAATGAGCTGCGGGGGGACTCGGTCAGTGTTGTCAGATACTGACCTCTCAAATGAGGCACTCCAGTCAGGCATCGTGAGGAGCTTTGTGAAGACAGCTACAGAAAAGCTTCTCCAACAATGCCTTGGTCTGAAAACCTGCACCAAGCCTGACACTGCATCTTTCTTTGAGCGCTACTCTTTTGGAAGCCCATCCGTGAGGGAGGCTGACTTGGAGGTGAGGCAGTCACAACAGCGATGCTGCTTTGAGCTGTCAGCTGTGATTGCCCACACTGTGATCAGTGACCTCACTGGCATCACCACCTCTCAGTCAGAACAGGACCATACAGGCTCTGCTCTGCCGAAGAAGAAATCTTCTTGTCGGTGGTTCAGGTTTCCAAGATTTCTGAAGCTGAGATTCAAG AAATGGACAAAGAAAGTGCGTTTTCACACAGAAGACCAGGTGGTGGACAAACATATTCCAGATG caccatccacctctgacaAGACCATCCCTAAGATCAGGAGAAAGTCGTTGCGTACCAGACTGGCAACAGCTTTTACCAAGATCTGGAGAAAATCAGGGGAATCACCTACTTAG
- the LOC143473569 gene encoding uncharacterized protein LOC143473569 isoform X1 gives MSKQMRKTAEELPAEGRDVSAPSVKSKQAKKDFSPCGNFVSTSGTNPAVLTEEHWQELRNTLPCNMKMEDFIDVLEKISAWVKVAVKEVVAPGFESGLLGVRSSAGICISSSPHEVEHGKTHDSEGWCRCDVASRSSTASLPEPLGVIFDISKDKIFSLIHGEVTRAIMNMLPPETKRYLNMKETVSVMSAIVDDSLKQMNSSLREIYCTPDLYESVRLSVSHIEYVAHHLMLGVMTRMLGFLEFCIITSWSSDIRGFPTHIHDELDELLPLVTSATVGATVEHMLSVCSEGTSNDVAGDVSDRPLWDFLQAVSKHISSAALSGKTSSSIDRIMQLLEYSKPRPRSERILESIIFSSTNEDHNMGMFNNVNTHGLFSMSCETFQLEASKRVSNVIMSVTSELTKVSQVSIFKNADLSSPPVSEASLKSNAFASAVSIVNGITDALRSSFEEDLLKIARPSTDPALYKSQVQLVSEKVLRSTQAKLKDALVTNLLIRADVIMAAQSSGSKCYNLLLNSKNITKSIIECMLSVLPFSEVHIPGQLIARDFLTSLKERLEVLCMRPMLTSSDIHLEALSDFITVDSFEVIAEKLISSGPLKQNEKSECSWKALESILSIDSLRQSSQELIPIVGNLMLGRIAALDQEKAQMSCGGTRSVLSDTDLSNEALQSGIVRSFVKTATEKLLQQCLGLKTCTKPDTASFFERYSFGSPSVREADLEVRQSQQRCCFELSAVIAHTVISDLTGITTSQSEQDHTGSALPKKKSSCRWFRFPRFLKLRFKKWTKKVRFHTEDQVVDKHIPDAPSTSDKTIPKIRRKSLRTRLATAFTKIWRKSGESPT, from the exons ACAGCAGAAGAGCTTCCTGCTGAGGGCCGTGATGTGTCTGCCCCCAGCGTGAAAAGCAAGCAGGCAAAGAAAGACTTTTCTCCATGTGGGAACTTCGTATCCACCTCTGGGACTAATCCAGCTGTTCTAACTGAAGA acATTGGCAAGAGCTGAGGAACACACTGCCATGCAAT atgaaaatggaggatttcATTGACGTGCTGGAAAAAATCTCAGCATGGGTGAAAGTAGCTGTGAAGGAGGTGGTTGCTCCAGGTTTTGAGTCAGGCCTGTTAGGGGTGAGGTCCTCAGCAGGAATCTGCATCTCCAGCAGCCCTCATGAGGTGGAGCATGGAAAGACACATGATTCAGAAGGTTGGTG CAGGTGTGATGTGGCCTCAAGAAGCAGCACAGCATCTCTGCCAGAGCCTCTCGGGGTCATCTTTGACATCTCAAAGGACAAGATCTTCAGCCTGATCCACGGAGAGGTCACGAGGGCCATTATGAATATGTTGCCACCTGAGACAAAACGTTATCTCAACATGAAAGAGACCGTCAGCGTCATGTCCGCTATTGTGGATGACTCCCTAAAACAG ATGAACTCATCTCTTCGGGAGATTTATTGCACTCCTGACCTCTATGAAAGTGTTAGACTGTCTGTAAGCCACATTGAGTACGTTGCCCACCATCTGATGCTTGGAGTTATGACCAGAATGCTGGGTTTTCTGGAATTCTGCATAATCACAAGCTGGTCAAGTGACATTCGAGGTttccccacacacattcatgacgagctggatgagttgctgcctTTGGTCACATCGGCAACAGTAGGTGCAACTGTTGAGCACATGTTGAGCGTCTGCAGTGAGGGAACATCAAATGATGTTGCTGGAGATGTCTCAGACAGACCCCTGTGGGACTTCCTACAGGCTGTGTCTAAACACATCAGCTCTGCAGCTCTGAGTGGCAAAACCTCATCCTCAATTGACCGGATTATGCAGTTGCTGGAGTACAGCAAGCCGAGACCCCGTTCTGAAAGGATCTTGGAGAGTATCATTTTCAGCAGCACAAATGAAGATCATAACATGGGCATGTTCAATAATGTGAACACACATGGGCTCTTCAGTATGTCCTGTGAGACTTTCCAGCTCGAGGCTTCCAAGAGGGTTAGCAATGTCATTATGAGTGTTACCTCAGAGCTCACAAAAGTATCCCAGGTGTCAATCTTCAAAAATGCAGATTTGAGCTCACCTCCAGTTTCTGAAGCTTCCCTCAAAAGTAATGCCTTTGCTTCAGCAGTATCGATTGTAAATGGAATTACCGATGCACTCAGAAGCTCTTTTGAGGAGGATTTGTTAAAGATAGCTCGTCCATCCACTGACCCAGCACTGTACAAATCTCAAGTGCAGCTGGTATCAGAAAAGGTCCTGAGGTCCACCCAGGCTAAACTTAAAGATGCTTTGGTGACAAACCTCCTCATCAGGGCTGATGTAATTATGGCAGCCCAATCCAGTGGCAGTAAGTGCTACAACCTACTGCTGAACTCGAAAAACATCACAAAGAGCATTATTGAATGCATGTTGTCAGTGCTTCCATTCTCTGAAGTGCACATTCCTGGACAACTAATAGCAAGGGATTTTTTAACATCTCTGAAGGAAAGGCTGGAGGTTTTATGCATGAGGCCGATGTTAACCTCATCTGACATTCATTTAGAAGCCCTCAGTGACTTCATAACTGTAGACAGTTTTGAAGTAATTGCTGAGAAATTGATCAGCAGTGGTCCCCTTAAGCAAAATGAGAAGTCTGAGTGTTCCTGGAAAGCACTGGAAAGCATACTCTCCATAGACTCCCTCAGGCAGTCCTCCCAGGAGCTCATCCCTATAGTGGGGAACTTGATGCTGGGAAGGATTGCGGCTCTGGACCAAGAAAAAGCACAAATGAGCTGCGGGGGGACTCGGTCAGTGTTGTCAGATACTGACCTCTCAAATGAGGCACTCCAGTCAGGCATCGTGAGGAGCTTTGTGAAGACAGCTACAGAAAAGCTTCTCCAACAATGCCTTGGTCTGAAAACCTGCACCAAGCCTGACACTGCATCTTTCTTTGAGCGCTACTCTTTTGGAAGCCCATCCGTGAGGGAGGCTGACTTGGAGGTGAGGCAGTCACAACAGCGATGCTGCTTTGAGCTGTCAGCTGTGATTGCCCACACTGTGATCAGTGACCTCACTGGCATCACCACCTCTCAGTCAGAACAGGACCATACAGGCTCTGCTCTGCCGAAGAAGAAATCTTCTTGTCGGTGGTTCAGGTTTCCAAGATTTCTGAAGCTGAGATTCAAG AAATGGACAAAGAAAGTGCGTTTTCACACAGAAGACCAGGTGGTGGACAAACATATTCCAGATG caccatccacctctgacaAGACCATCCCTAAGATCAGGAGAAAGTCGTTGCGTACCAGACTGGCAACAGCTTTTACCAAGATCTGGAGAAAATCAGGGGAATCACCTACTTAG
- the LOC143473569 gene encoding uncharacterized protein LOC143473569 isoform X3, which translates to MNMLPPETKRYLNMKETVSVMSAIVDDSLKQMNSSLREIYCTPDLYESVRLSVSHIEYVAHHLMLGVMTRMLGFLEFCIITSWSSDIRGFPTHIHDELDELLPLVTSATVGATVEHMLSVCSEGTSNDVAGDVSDRPLWDFLQAVSKHISSAALSGKTSSSIDRIMQLLEYSKPRPRSERILESIIFSSTNEDHNMGMFNNVNTHGLFSMSCETFQLEASKRVSNVIMSVTSELTKVSQVSIFKNADLSSPPVSEASLKSNAFASAVSIVNGITDALRSSFEEDLLKIARPSTDPALYKSQVQLVSEKVLRSTQAKLKDALVTNLLIRADVIMAAQSSGSKCYNLLLNSKNITKSIIECMLSVLPFSEVHIPGQLIARDFLTSLKERLEVLCMRPMLTSSDIHLEALSDFITVDSFEVIAEKLISSGPLKQNEKSECSWKALESILSIDSLRQSSQELIPIVGNLMLGRIAALDQEKAQMSCGGTRSVLSDTDLSNEALQSGIVRSFVKTATEKLLQQCLGLKTCTKPDTASFFERYSFGSPSVREADLEVRQSQQRCCFELSAVIAHTVISDLTGITTSQSEQDHTGSALPKKKSSCRWFRFPRFLKLRFKKWTKKVRFHTEDQVVDKHIPDAPSTSDKTIPKIRRKSLRTRLATAFTKIWRKSGESPT; encoded by the exons ATGAATATGTTGCCACCTGAGACAAAACGTTATCTCAACATGAAAGAGACCGTCAGCGTCATGTCCGCTATTGTGGATGACTCCCTAAAACAG ATGAACTCATCTCTTCGGGAGATTTATTGCACTCCTGACCTCTATGAAAGTGTTAGACTGTCTGTAAGCCACATTGAGTACGTTGCCCACCATCTGATGCTTGGAGTTATGACCAGAATGCTGGGTTTTCTGGAATTCTGCATAATCACAAGCTGGTCAAGTGACATTCGAGGTttccccacacacattcatgacgagctggatgagttgctgcctTTGGTCACATCGGCAACAGTAGGTGCAACTGTTGAGCACATGTTGAGCGTCTGCAGTGAGGGAACATCAAATGATGTTGCTGGAGATGTCTCAGACAGACCCCTGTGGGACTTCCTACAGGCTGTGTCTAAACACATCAGCTCTGCAGCTCTGAGTGGCAAAACCTCATCCTCAATTGACCGGATTATGCAGTTGCTGGAGTACAGCAAGCCGAGACCCCGTTCTGAAAGGATCTTGGAGAGTATCATTTTCAGCAGCACAAATGAAGATCATAACATGGGCATGTTCAATAATGTGAACACACATGGGCTCTTCAGTATGTCCTGTGAGACTTTCCAGCTCGAGGCTTCCAAGAGGGTTAGCAATGTCATTATGAGTGTTACCTCAGAGCTCACAAAAGTATCCCAGGTGTCAATCTTCAAAAATGCAGATTTGAGCTCACCTCCAGTTTCTGAAGCTTCCCTCAAAAGTAATGCCTTTGCTTCAGCAGTATCGATTGTAAATGGAATTACCGATGCACTCAGAAGCTCTTTTGAGGAGGATTTGTTAAAGATAGCTCGTCCATCCACTGACCCAGCACTGTACAAATCTCAAGTGCAGCTGGTATCAGAAAAGGTCCTGAGGTCCACCCAGGCTAAACTTAAAGATGCTTTGGTGACAAACCTCCTCATCAGGGCTGATGTAATTATGGCAGCCCAATCCAGTGGCAGTAAGTGCTACAACCTACTGCTGAACTCGAAAAACATCACAAAGAGCATTATTGAATGCATGTTGTCAGTGCTTCCATTCTCTGAAGTGCACATTCCTGGACAACTAATAGCAAGGGATTTTTTAACATCTCTGAAGGAAAGGCTGGAGGTTTTATGCATGAGGCCGATGTTAACCTCATCTGACATTCATTTAGAAGCCCTCAGTGACTTCATAACTGTAGACAGTTTTGAAGTAATTGCTGAGAAATTGATCAGCAGTGGTCCCCTTAAGCAAAATGAGAAGTCTGAGTGTTCCTGGAAAGCACTGGAAAGCATACTCTCCATAGACTCCCTCAGGCAGTCCTCCCAGGAGCTCATCCCTATAGTGGGGAACTTGATGCTGGGAAGGATTGCGGCTCTGGACCAAGAAAAAGCACAAATGAGCTGCGGGGGGACTCGGTCAGTGTTGTCAGATACTGACCTCTCAAATGAGGCACTCCAGTCAGGCATCGTGAGGAGCTTTGTGAAGACAGCTACAGAAAAGCTTCTCCAACAATGCCTTGGTCTGAAAACCTGCACCAAGCCTGACACTGCATCTTTCTTTGAGCGCTACTCTTTTGGAAGCCCATCCGTGAGGGAGGCTGACTTGGAGGTGAGGCAGTCACAACAGCGATGCTGCTTTGAGCTGTCAGCTGTGATTGCCCACACTGTGATCAGTGACCTCACTGGCATCACCACCTCTCAGTCAGAACAGGACCATACAGGCTCTGCTCTGCCGAAGAAGAAATCTTCTTGTCGGTGGTTCAGGTTTCCAAGATTTCTGAAGCTGAGATTCAAG AAATGGACAAAGAAAGTGCGTTTTCACACAGAAGACCAGGTGGTGGACAAACATATTCCAGATG caccatccacctctgacaAGACCATCCCTAAGATCAGGAGAAAGTCGTTGCGTACCAGACTGGCAACAGCTTTTACCAAGATCTGGAGAAAATCAGGGGAATCACCTACTTAG